Below is a genomic region from Paenibacillus rhizovicinus.
GTCCAACTTGCAGCGCGGTTTGAAAGAAGGCTCGTTCGCGCTCGGCGCAACTCGCTGGCAGACGATTTACCGTCTCGTCATTCCGACTACGCTGCCTTCCTTGTTGACGGGCGTCGTGCTCGGCATGTCCCGCGCGTTCGGCGAAGCGCTCGCCGTGCAAATGGTTATCGGCAATGCGCCGCACATTCCGCATTCCTTGTTCGAATCCGCTTCGACTTTAACCAGCGTCATTACGCTGGACATGGGCAACACGGTCACGGGCTCCACGCATAATAACGCACTATGGTCGCTGGCGCTGATTCTGCTTGCGATGACATTCGTCTTCGTCTTTATCGTCAGATTTCTGGAAAGGAGGAATAACCGATGAGCGCCAAAACCGCAGATCGTATCGCAACAGCCGTCATAATAGCCGTATCCGCACTTATTGTACTTCTGCTGGCGGGCTTGCTCGGTTATATCCTCTTCCGCGGCTTGCCGCATATTAGTTTTCACTTCTTGACTTCCGGTCCGCAAACGATCAAAGCCGGAGGCGGCATTGGGCCGCAGCTGTTCAACTCCTTGTTCTTGCTGGTATTGACATTGATTATTACGATCCCGCTCGGCCTTGGCGCCGGCATCTACATGAGCGAATACGCGAAGCCGGGCAAGCTGACGGATTCCATTCGCCTTATTGTCGAAGTATTGTCTTCATTCCCATCCATCGTAGTCGGTTTGTTCGGTTTGCTCGTAATCGTCAATGTATTCGGCCTCGGCTTCTCGCTATTCTCCGGCGCCCTGGCGTTGACGGTATTCAATCTGCCCCTGATGGTGCGGATTACCGAGCAGGCGCTGAAAGGCGTTCCGCGCGAACAGAAGGAAGCAAGCCTTGCGCTTGGCCTCTCGCGCTGGAAAACGATCACTTCCGTCATGCTGCCGATCGCAATGCCGGCTATCGTGACGGGCACCATTCTCGCTTCCGGCCGCGTATTCGGCGAAGCGGCGGCGCTGCTGTTCACCGCGGGCATGAGCTCGCCAAGACTTGATTTTACGAACTGGAATCCGCTTAGTCCGTTCTCGCCATTGAATCCATTCCGTCCAGCCGAGACGCTGGCGGTTCATATTTGGAAGATCAACAGCGAAGGCTTGGCGCCTGACGCCTCGCAAATCGCAGCCGGCGCATCGGCCGTGCTCATTATTATGGTGCTGATCTTCAACTTCTCGGCAAGATGGTTCGGCAGATTTTTACACCGCAGATTTACGGCGACCAAATAGGGGAGAGTGAACAAGCATGCAAGCAACTGGACTATCAGCCCAAAACCTGAGTGTTTTCTATGGCGAAAAGGAAGCGATCAAGAGCGTGTCGCTTGAATTCGCGCCCCGTGAGGTGACCGCGTTAATCGGACCGTCCGGCTGCGGGAAATCGACTTTCCTGCGCAGTCTGAACCGGATGAACGATACGATCGGCGGCGTACGCACAAAAGGGGAAATATGGATCGACGGCGAAAACATTAATGACCCCAGCGTCGATGTCGTCCTGCTTCGGCAGAAGATCGGCATGGTGTGGCAGCGTCCGAATCCTTTCCATAAATCCATCTACGAGAATATTGCGTTCGGTCCGCGCTACCACGGCATTCGCAAGAAGAAGCAGCTGGATGAAATCGTTGAAGAATGCCTGCGGAAGTCCGCGTTGTGGGAAGAGACGAAAGACCGTCTGCACTCCTCGGCGCTGGCGCTCTCCGGCGGTCAGCAGCAGCGGCTTTGCATCGCGCGTTCCATCGCGGTTAAACCGAAAGTCATTCTCATGGATGAACCGGCCTCGGCGCTCGATCCCGTCTCGACGGCTAAAGTCGAAGAGCTGGTTGCGGAACTCAAGAAGGACTTCAGCATCATCATCGTTACGCATAACATGCATCAGGCGGCACGCGTATCGGACAAAACGGCTTTCTTCTACATGGGCAAAGTCGTGGAATACGATCAGACCGACAAAATCTTTACCAATCCTTCCGAGAAAGCGACGGACGACTACATTTCCGGCCGATTCGGATAACCTGACAGGAGGCGCCGCGAATGATCAGAAGGAAAGAGCTCGACGACGGCTTGGATCAATTGAAAGAGAAGCTGGTCGAGATGGGTACGCGCGTGGAGAAAGTATTGGGCGATGCCATGCGCGCTTTGGAACAACTGGACACGATCTCGGCAAGACGGATCATCGCGGACGATTTCAGGTTGAATCAAATCGAGGAAAGCATCGATTTCATCGGAGCCCGGATCATCGCGACGCAGCAGCCGGTAGCGAAGGATCTTCGGCGCATTCTCGTAGCGTTCAAGATGGCCAACGATCTGGAGCGGATGGGCGATCTGGCGGTTGATATCGCCAAGGTCGTCGTGCGCCTGGATGGCCAAACGCTCGTGAAGCCATTGGTCGATCTGCCGCAGATGGCAGAGATTTCGCAGCAAATGATTCGCGAGTCCATCCAGTCTTACGTGCAGGAGAACGTGCAATTGGCGTACAAGATGGCGCAGGACGACGATCAAGTCGACGCGCTGTTCGGACAAGTCATCCGCGACCTGTACGGCGTCATGATGGAGAATCCGCGGACAATCACGCAGGCAGGTCTGATCACTTTCGTCGGCCGGTACATCGAACGGATCGCCGACCACGCAACGAACATCGGAGAGAGCGTCGTCTATCTCGTGACGGGCAAGCGTCCGGACTTGAATGCATAACGTTAGGAGAGAGCCGGGTGCCCAATAGCGCTTGGTTTTTTTTTGCGAAGGGGATGCAATTTTTTACATCATTTTAACAAGAGTACAATGTTCTCTTCACAATCGCCCCCTACAATAGCCCTATACGCTAGTCAAAACGACTTAAGCCTAAGAGGGATTCCTGTGGACGAAATTGGTTATGGACTATTGGACCGTACAATGATAAATCGATTGACAGAGCAATGGCATTATGGCGGCATCGGCGTCATTATCGTGCATGTGCAAGGTCATCCTTCGGCTTCCGTGCACGAGGTCATGCTGGATTGGATGAAGGATCAGCGGCGGGTCGCATGGCGGTACAGGATGGAGAACGATTTCTATTATTTCCTGCAGCGGGGCAAGTCGGAGGAGCAGCTGGAGAAGCTGACTAAACGCGCGGTAGAAGGATTACGTGAACGGCTGAGGCGCGTGTACGTGAAGGAGGAAGCGGTCAAGCAGCGGAGCGAGCGGCGAGCCGTCACTGAATTTGCGATCGGATTTGCGCTTGCTTTTCCGTCCGGCATCGGTCGTTCGGCCGAAGCAACCGTCTATAATGCCATCAAAGAAGCATTGTCGGCCGTGATGCGGTATCGGTTTCGACAAGAGCATGCATTCGCGGCGCACGAACAAACGGCTGCGACGGATGAGGGCCTGTTAGGCGGACCGCCGCTCCATGAGATGCAGAACCCGGGTTCGGATGCCTTGAGCGATCATCGATTGCCCCCGCAAGCGGATCGGATCCAGCATGGCAGGCAGTCGCCTTTTCCGATCGGGGCGTTGGCGAAGTCGATTCCGACCTTCTATCCGGACGCGATCGTATCCGACCTCGCGCGGATGTTCGAGTCGAATCAGCATGTGCAAGGGGCGGTCATCGCAAGCGAGGGGCGGCCGCTCGGACTGGTCATGAAGGAAAACATGAATCAGCTGCTTGCCGGGCAATTCGGACTCCCGCTCTATTGGAACCGCCCCATCGCCAAAATCATGGACGAAGAGGCGCTGGTGGTCGATGCGAGCTGGCCGGTGGAGCAGGTCGCCCAGATGGCGATGGCGCGGGATATTTCCCGGCTGTACCATGTCGTTATCATTACGCGCGACGAGAAGCTGATCGGGGCGGCTTCCATACGCTCGATTCTGGAATGCCTCACCCAGCTGCGGACGGAAGAAGCGCGGACGGCTAACCCGCTCACCGGCCTGCCCGGCAATGCGGTCATACAGCGAGAGCTGCAGCGGCGTATCGACGCCGGGCGGCCGTTCGCGATCGTGTATGCCGATCTGGATTATTTTAAATGGTTCAACGATTGTTTCGGGTTCAGTCAAGGGGATGAGTTAATCCGTTATCTGGCCGCGGTTCTGCAGCATGCGCAGGGACTCGCGGGCAGCAAGGACGATTTTGTCGGCCATATCGGCGGCGACGATTTCATCCTTCTATCGGATGTTGAGGATGCAGCGAAGCTTTGCCGGCTAATGATTGCCCGCTTTGATGGCGGCGTTCAAGCCTACTACGGCGGCGCCGAGCTGCCCGTCGTCACGGACCGGAGCGGCAACCCGGCGGTACAGGAAGGCGTGACCTTATCGTTGTCATTGCTGTTGTGGGATGGCTTGGAGCCGATAACGACCGCGAAGATTTCTCAGGCGGCGGCACGATTGAAGAAGCAGGCCAAATCGATCAGCGGGAGCACCTATGTGTCAGGCAATGTATACGAGAAGCATCTGGGAGAGGGAAAAACGTGAACGTTAGCAGAAACAGCGACAGCATGGGCATCATCTACTTCGCCTGGCATGGCAAAGCACAGGAGAAGGCCGAAATTAAAGGCAGGCTGCGGGCGGATTGGCGGCGATTTGCCGAGAAGGTGCTTGACGAGGACAACGTGAGCGGATTGAACGGGGTATCCCGGCTGTGGATGCGGGACGATCTGTTCGTTTGTTTCGCGCTGCCGCAGGAGCGTCTGGACAGGCAGGAAGAGCGGCTGCTCGAGATCGGGAACGACCTGCAATTGGATTGGGAGCCTCGGTTCATGAATGCCGCTTTCGGCGGACATGTGCCCGAGCTGCGCCTGCATGCCGGCGTTTCTTTTCTTGACGGCGGCATTGCCTCCGAAGAAGAGCGGCTCTATGACGGTATCAAACGCGCCATCGTGCATGGCCAATCCACCGACGCGGCGGAACGGAGCCTGAAGCGGCGGGCACTCGACCATATCTTGGAAGAACGCCTCATTCAACCTGTCTACCAGCCGATTATGGCGATACAGCCCGATATGGAAGCGCTTTTCGGGTATGAGGCCTTGTCCCGGCTGCCCGGCAGCCGCTGGTTCGACGGTCCGCTCGGCCTTTTCAATTTCGCCAACGAAGAAGGGCTGACATACGCGCTCGACC
It encodes:
- the pstA gene encoding phosphate ABC transporter permease PstA is translated as MSAKTADRIATAVIIAVSALIVLLLAGLLGYILFRGLPHISFHFLTSGPQTIKAGGGIGPQLFNSLFLLVLTLIITIPLGLGAGIYMSEYAKPGKLTDSIRLIVEVLSSFPSIVVGLFGLLVIVNVFGLGFSLFSGALALTVFNLPLMVRITEQALKGVPREQKEASLALGLSRWKTITSVMLPIAMPAIVTGTILASGRVFGEAAALLFTAGMSSPRLDFTNWNPLSPFSPLNPFRPAETLAVHIWKINSEGLAPDASQIAAGASAVLIIMVLIFNFSARWFGRFLHRRFTATK
- the phoU gene encoding phosphate signaling complex protein PhoU, with the translated sequence MIRRKELDDGLDQLKEKLVEMGTRVEKVLGDAMRALEQLDTISARRIIADDFRLNQIEESIDFIGARIIATQQPVAKDLRRILVAFKMANDLERMGDLAVDIAKVVVRLDGQTLVKPLVDLPQMAEISQQMIRESIQSYVQENVQLAYKMAQDDDQVDALFGQVIRDLYGVMMENPRTITQAGLITFVGRYIERIADHATNIGESVVYLVTGKRPDLNA
- the pstB gene encoding phosphate ABC transporter ATP-binding protein PstB encodes the protein MQATGLSAQNLSVFYGEKEAIKSVSLEFAPREVTALIGPSGCGKSTFLRSLNRMNDTIGGVRTKGEIWIDGENINDPSVDVVLLRQKIGMVWQRPNPFHKSIYENIAFGPRYHGIRKKKQLDEIVEECLRKSALWEETKDRLHSSALALSGGQQQRLCIARSIAVKPKVILMDEPASALDPVSTAKVEELVAELKKDFSIIIVTHNMHQAARVSDKTAFFYMGKVVEYDQTDKIFTNPSEKATDDYISGRFG
- a CDS encoding GGDEF domain-containing protein, translating into MDEIGYGLLDRTMINRLTEQWHYGGIGVIIVHVQGHPSASVHEVMLDWMKDQRRVAWRYRMENDFYYFLQRGKSEEQLEKLTKRAVEGLRERLRRVYVKEEAVKQRSERRAVTEFAIGFALAFPSGIGRSAEATVYNAIKEALSAVMRYRFRQEHAFAAHEQTAATDEGLLGGPPLHEMQNPGSDALSDHRLPPQADRIQHGRQSPFPIGALAKSIPTFYPDAIVSDLARMFESNQHVQGAVIASEGRPLGLVMKENMNQLLAGQFGLPLYWNRPIAKIMDEEALVVDASWPVEQVAQMAMARDISRLYHVVIITRDEKLIGAASIRSILECLTQLRTEEARTANPLTGLPGNAVIQRELQRRIDAGRPFAIVYADLDYFKWFNDCFGFSQGDELIRYLAAVLQHAQGLAGSKDDFVGHIGGDDFILLSDVEDAAKLCRLMIARFDGGVQAYYGGAELPVVTDRSGNPAVQEGVTLSLSLLLWDGLEPITTAKISQAAARLKKQAKSISGSTYVSGNVYEKHLGEGKT
- a CDS encoding EAL domain-containing protein, with protein sequence MNVSRNSDSMGIIYFAWHGKAQEKAEIKGRLRADWRRFAEKVLDEDNVSGLNGVSRLWMRDDLFVCFALPQERLDRQEERLLEIGNDLQLDWEPRFMNAAFGGHVPELRLHAGVSFLDGGIASEEERLYDGIKRAIVHGQSTDAAERSLKRRALDHILEERLIQPVYQPIMAIQPDMEALFGYEALSRLPGSRWFDGPLGLFNFANEEGLTYALDRLAREKAIEGCAGLANGRKLFINITAKIMNDPTFSPGQTLLLLQKYGLSPHHVVFEITERTSIEDFDAAKRILQHYRNQGYQIAIDDAGAGYSSLQSIVELQPDFIKIDRSLIRGIHLDRMKGHLVQTFADLAAKMDIKLIAEGIEEVEELKYIRALGVQYAQGFLLGRPAPYIV